In one Diprion similis isolate iyDipSimi1 chromosome 6, iyDipSimi1.1, whole genome shotgun sequence genomic region, the following are encoded:
- the LOC124406866 gene encoding probable phospholipid-transporting ATPase IIB isoform X1, with protein sequence MRLEELPLRLSSDERDFEMDEETDYLLQPSEDSIRLLASRNRRFNTCSRFCTNILCGCCTWMWRRCCRERELRARTIHIGQPLYEKFPTNVIRNQKYNVITFLPLVLFQQFKFFLNLYFLIMAMSQFLPDIRIGYLYTYWGPLGFVLTVTICREAVDDFRRYKRDKEVNAQKYYRIVRGSDTPELVPSSKLRVGDLVIVEKGQRVPADLVLLRTTEKSGACFVRTDQLDGETDWKLRLAVPATQKLDNDAQLFDIKASLYVEKPQKDIHSFIGTFTRYDGYSSEESLGVDNTLWANTAIASGSALGIVVYTGQETRSLMNHSAPRSKVGLLDQEINQLTKVLFCAVIGLALVMMCLKGFNGPWYRYMFRFVLLFSYIIPISLRVNLDMGKTFYAWCIQRDKEIAGTVVRTTTIPEELGRISYLLSDKTGTLTQNIMVFKKLHLGTVSYGQETFDEVTSVLKAYYSTPSSENSPIRVSTMSYGGKVRRSESTRIYEAVHALALCHNVTPVYDDSTVTNNLDTVSVETGDTGSIQSQTEADQHYYPTEQKPSYQASSPDEVALVKWTEEVGLALVKRDLVSMQLKAPNGQVLNYQILQTFPFTSETKRMGIIVREEASGETVFYLKGADVVMSGIVQYNDWLEEECGNMAREGLRTLVVAKKTLTEEQYLDFEARYNAARMCVSDRASRVTAVVESLEREMELLCVTGVEDKLQDRVRPTLELLRNAGIKIWMLTGDKLETATCIAKSSRLVSRTQGLHVFKSVVTRTDAHLELNTFRKKQDCALVISGDSLEVCLQYYENEFLELACGSPAVVCCRCSPTQKAEVVTLIQQHTGKRTAAVGDGGNDVSMIQAADAGIGLEGLEGRQASLAADFSIPQFSHLSTLLLVHGRRSYKRSAALSQFVIHRGLIISTMQAVFSAVFYLSSVALYQGFLMVGYATIYTMFPVFSLVLDKDVSEKIALTYPELYKDLSKGRCLSYKTFFMWILISIYQGGVIMYGALIMFEDEFIHIVAISFSALVLTELIMVALTVRTWHKIMVLAEVLSLGLYLLSLVVLKDYFDAEFIKTTDFLWKVLVITLVSCMPLYILKFLRKKFSPPSYTKLT encoded by the exons ATGTTGCACGTGGATGTGGCGACGATGTTGCAGAGAAAGGGAACTTCGAGCCAGGACAATTCACATTGGACAACCActgtacgaaaaatttccgacaaATGTCATCAGGAACCAAAAGTACAACGTCATCACATTTTTACCTCTG GTTCTGTTTCAgcagttcaaatttttcttgaacCTGTACTTCCTCATAATGGCCATGTCTCAGTTTTTACCTGACATAAGGATCGGCTACTTGTACACATACTGGGGGCCTTTAGGCTTCGTTTTAACAGTGACAATTTGCCGTGAAGCCGTTGATGACTTCAGACGTTATAAAAGGGACAAGGAAGTCAATGCGCAAAAATACTACAGAATAGTTAGAGGAAGTGACACACCAGAGCTTGTTCCAAGTTCAAAATTACGAGTCGGTGACTTG GTAATTGTTGAAAAAGGCCAGAGAGTTCCAGCTGATTTAGTTCTGTTACGGACTACTGAAAAGTCTGGAGCATGTTTTGTCAGAACGGATCAACTGGATGGAGAAACAGACTGGAAATTGCGTTTAGCTGTTCCTGCTACTCAAAAATTGGATAACGATGCTCAGTTATTTGATATCAAAGCAAGCCTCTATGTCGAAAAGCCGCAGAAAGATATACACAGTTTTATCGGAACATTTACCAGA TATGATGGATACAGTAGTGAAGAAAGCCTCGGTGTGGACAACACTTTGTGGGCAAATACTGCGATAGCCTCAGGTTCTGCGTTAGGAATAGTTGTCTATACTGGCCAAGAAACACGATCACTGATGAATCATTCCGCTCCAAGATCTAAAGTTGGTTTACTGGACCAAGAGATCAATCAGCTGACCAag GTATTATTTTGTGCGGTCATCGGTCTTGCTTTGGTAATGATGTGTTTGAAGGGTTTCAATGGCCCTTGGTACCGCTACATGTTCCGTTTCGTGTTGCTGTTCTCATACATTATCCCCATAAGTTTGCGGGTAAACTTGGACATGGGCAAAACGTTTTACGCCTGGTGTATTCAAAGAGATAAAGAAATAGCGGGCACAGTTGTCAGAACGACAACTATCCCCGAAGAACTGGGAAGAATATCGTATTTGCTTAGTGACAAAACGGGAACGTTGACACAAAATATAatggttttcaaaaaattgcatttgGGAACAGTTTCGTATGGTCAAGAAACGTTTGACGAAGTTACCTCTGTATTGAAAGCTTACTATTCAACACCAAGCTCTGAAAATTCTCCAATAAGAGTATCCACAATGTCTTATGGTGGTAAGGTCAGAAGATCTGAAAGCACAAGAATTTACGAAGCTGTCCATGCTCTTGCACTTTGCCACAATGTTACGCCAGTATACGATGATTCAACTGTTACTAATAATTTGGATACAGTAAGCGTAGAAACTGGAGATACAGGATCTATTCAAAG CCAAACTGAAGCCGATCAGCACTATTATCCCACAGAGCAAAAGCCGAGTTACCAAGCCTCGAGTCCGGATGAAGTCGCATTGGTGAAATGGACCGAAGAAGTTGGTTTGGCCCTTGTAAAACGTGACTTAGTATCCATGCAGTTGAAGGCGCCAAATGGACAGGTTTTGAATTAccaaattttgcaaacttttCCTTTCACATCTGAGACGAAAAGGATGGGTATCATTGTCAGAGAGGAAGCCAGCGGCGAAACGGTGTTTTATTTGAAAGGCGCCGATGTTGTTATGTCTGGAATAGTACAATACAACGATTGGCTTGAAGAAGAATGTGGAAATATGGCCAGAGAGGGACTGAGGACTTTGGTTGTCGCTAAAAAAACTCTCACAGAAGAACAGTATCTTGATTTTGAAGCTAG GTACAATGCAGCACGAATGTGCGTCAGCGACAGAGCGTCCAGAGTTACAGCAGTTGTAGAAAGTCTCGAAAGGGAAATGGAACTTTTGTGTGTAACAGGCGTTGAAGATAAGCTCCAAGATAGAGTAAGGCCTACTTTGGAGTTGTTAAGAAATGCAGGAATAAAG aTATGGATGTTGACTGGGGATAAATTGGAAACAGCAACGTGTATAGCAAAGTCTTCCCGACTAGTTTCGCGAACTCAAGGACTTCACGTATTTAAGTCCGTTGTGACAAGAACAGACGCACATTTGGAACTGAATACTTTTAGAAAAAAGCAAGATTGCGCGCTAGTTATCAGCGGGGATTCTCTCGAAGTGTGTCTCCAATACTATGAGAATGAATTTCTGGAATTGGCATGTGGCTCCCCAGCTGTCGTCTGCTGTCGATGTTCACCAACTCAAAAAGCCGAAGTTGTTACTCTCATACAGCAGCACACTGGCAAAAGAACGGCAGCTGTTGGTGACGGTGGAAATGACGTTTCAATGATACAGGCAGCGGATGCTG GTATCGGCTTGGAGGGTTTGGAAGGACGTCAGGCGTCTTTAGCTgctgatttttcaattcctcAATTTAGTCATCTTTCTACATTGTTGCTCGTTCATGGCAGACGAAGTTACAAGCGATCTGCTGCTCTGAGTCAATTCGTCATCCATCGTGGCTTGATTATTTCTACAATGCAGGCTGTGTTTTCGGCGGTTTTCTATCTGTCGTCTGTGGCGTTGTATCAGGGATTCTTGATGGTCGG CTACGCAACGATTTACACGATGTTCCCTGTGTTTTCATTGGTATTGGATAAGGATGTGTCCGAAAAAATTGCACTTACCTATCCAGAGCTTTATAAAGATCTTAGTAAAGGACGTTGTCTGTCTTATAAAACATTCTTTATGTGGATTTTGATCAGTATATATCAAG GGGGGGTCATAATGTACGGTGCCCTCATCATGTTCGAAGATGAATTCATCCACATTGTGGCTATTAGCTTCTCAGCATTGGTATTAACAGAATTAATTATGGTGGCCTTGACTGTTCGAACCTGGCACAAAATTATGGTTCTTGCCGAAGTTTTATCTTTGGGATTATATTTGTTATCCTTGGTCGTGTTGAAGGATTATTTCg ATGCTGAATTCATAAAGACCACAGATTTCCTTTGGAAAGTACTAGTGATAACGTTGGTCTCGTGTATGCCGTTGtacattttaaaatttttgagaaaaaagttttcaccaCCGAGTTATACAAAGTTGACTTAA
- the LOC124406866 gene encoding probable phospholipid-transporting ATPase IIB isoform X2, whose protein sequence is METHSNVIRLSKEDIPLISRPRNDRSWTRCCTWMWRRCCRERELRARTIHIGQPLYEKFPTNVIRNQKYNVITFLPLVLFQQFKFFLNLYFLIMAMSQFLPDIRIGYLYTYWGPLGFVLTVTICREAVDDFRRYKRDKEVNAQKYYRIVRGSDTPELVPSSKLRVGDLVIVEKGQRVPADLVLLRTTEKSGACFVRTDQLDGETDWKLRLAVPATQKLDNDAQLFDIKASLYVEKPQKDIHSFIGTFTRYDGYSSEESLGVDNTLWANTAIASGSALGIVVYTGQETRSLMNHSAPRSKVGLLDQEINQLTKVLFCAVIGLALVMMCLKGFNGPWYRYMFRFVLLFSYIIPISLRVNLDMGKTFYAWCIQRDKEIAGTVVRTTTIPEELGRISYLLSDKTGTLTQNIMVFKKLHLGTVSYGQETFDEVTSVLKAYYSTPSSENSPIRVSTMSYGGKVRRSESTRIYEAVHALALCHNVTPVYDDSTVTNNLDTVSVETGDTGSIQSQTEADQHYYPTEQKPSYQASSPDEVALVKWTEEVGLALVKRDLVSMQLKAPNGQVLNYQILQTFPFTSETKRMGIIVREEASGETVFYLKGADVVMSGIVQYNDWLEEECGNMAREGLRTLVVAKKTLTEEQYLDFEARYNAARMCVSDRASRVTAVVESLEREMELLCVTGVEDKLQDRVRPTLELLRNAGIKIWMLTGDKLETATCIAKSSRLVSRTQGLHVFKSVVTRTDAHLELNTFRKKQDCALVISGDSLEVCLQYYENEFLELACGSPAVVCCRCSPTQKAEVVTLIQQHTGKRTAAVGDGGNDVSMIQAADAGIGLEGLEGRQASLAADFSIPQFSHLSTLLLVHGRRSYKRSAALSQFVIHRGLIISTMQAVFSAVFYLSSVALYQGFLMVGYATIYTMFPVFSLVLDKDVSEKIALTYPELYKDLSKGRCLSYKTFFMWILISIYQGGVIMYGALIMFEDEFIHIVAISFSALVLTELIMVALTVRTWHKIMVLAEVLSLGLYLLSLVVLKDYFDAEFIKTTDFLWKVLVITLVSCMPLYILKFLRKKFSPPSYTKLT, encoded by the exons ATGGAGACCCACAGCAACGTAATAAGACTTTCGAAGGAGGACATTCCGCTGATATCGAGGCCCAGGAATGACAGGTCGTGGACAAG ATGTTGCACGTGGATGTGGCGACGATGTTGCAGAGAAAGGGAACTTCGAGCCAGGACAATTCACATTGGACAACCActgtacgaaaaatttccgacaaATGTCATCAGGAACCAAAAGTACAACGTCATCACATTTTTACCTCTG GTTCTGTTTCAgcagttcaaatttttcttgaacCTGTACTTCCTCATAATGGCCATGTCTCAGTTTTTACCTGACATAAGGATCGGCTACTTGTACACATACTGGGGGCCTTTAGGCTTCGTTTTAACAGTGACAATTTGCCGTGAAGCCGTTGATGACTTCAGACGTTATAAAAGGGACAAGGAAGTCAATGCGCAAAAATACTACAGAATAGTTAGAGGAAGTGACACACCAGAGCTTGTTCCAAGTTCAAAATTACGAGTCGGTGACTTG GTAATTGTTGAAAAAGGCCAGAGAGTTCCAGCTGATTTAGTTCTGTTACGGACTACTGAAAAGTCTGGAGCATGTTTTGTCAGAACGGATCAACTGGATGGAGAAACAGACTGGAAATTGCGTTTAGCTGTTCCTGCTACTCAAAAATTGGATAACGATGCTCAGTTATTTGATATCAAAGCAAGCCTCTATGTCGAAAAGCCGCAGAAAGATATACACAGTTTTATCGGAACATTTACCAGA TATGATGGATACAGTAGTGAAGAAAGCCTCGGTGTGGACAACACTTTGTGGGCAAATACTGCGATAGCCTCAGGTTCTGCGTTAGGAATAGTTGTCTATACTGGCCAAGAAACACGATCACTGATGAATCATTCCGCTCCAAGATCTAAAGTTGGTTTACTGGACCAAGAGATCAATCAGCTGACCAag GTATTATTTTGTGCGGTCATCGGTCTTGCTTTGGTAATGATGTGTTTGAAGGGTTTCAATGGCCCTTGGTACCGCTACATGTTCCGTTTCGTGTTGCTGTTCTCATACATTATCCCCATAAGTTTGCGGGTAAACTTGGACATGGGCAAAACGTTTTACGCCTGGTGTATTCAAAGAGATAAAGAAATAGCGGGCACAGTTGTCAGAACGACAACTATCCCCGAAGAACTGGGAAGAATATCGTATTTGCTTAGTGACAAAACGGGAACGTTGACACAAAATATAatggttttcaaaaaattgcatttgGGAACAGTTTCGTATGGTCAAGAAACGTTTGACGAAGTTACCTCTGTATTGAAAGCTTACTATTCAACACCAAGCTCTGAAAATTCTCCAATAAGAGTATCCACAATGTCTTATGGTGGTAAGGTCAGAAGATCTGAAAGCACAAGAATTTACGAAGCTGTCCATGCTCTTGCACTTTGCCACAATGTTACGCCAGTATACGATGATTCAACTGTTACTAATAATTTGGATACAGTAAGCGTAGAAACTGGAGATACAGGATCTATTCAAAG CCAAACTGAAGCCGATCAGCACTATTATCCCACAGAGCAAAAGCCGAGTTACCAAGCCTCGAGTCCGGATGAAGTCGCATTGGTGAAATGGACCGAAGAAGTTGGTTTGGCCCTTGTAAAACGTGACTTAGTATCCATGCAGTTGAAGGCGCCAAATGGACAGGTTTTGAATTAccaaattttgcaaacttttCCTTTCACATCTGAGACGAAAAGGATGGGTATCATTGTCAGAGAGGAAGCCAGCGGCGAAACGGTGTTTTATTTGAAAGGCGCCGATGTTGTTATGTCTGGAATAGTACAATACAACGATTGGCTTGAAGAAGAATGTGGAAATATGGCCAGAGAGGGACTGAGGACTTTGGTTGTCGCTAAAAAAACTCTCACAGAAGAACAGTATCTTGATTTTGAAGCTAG GTACAATGCAGCACGAATGTGCGTCAGCGACAGAGCGTCCAGAGTTACAGCAGTTGTAGAAAGTCTCGAAAGGGAAATGGAACTTTTGTGTGTAACAGGCGTTGAAGATAAGCTCCAAGATAGAGTAAGGCCTACTTTGGAGTTGTTAAGAAATGCAGGAATAAAG aTATGGATGTTGACTGGGGATAAATTGGAAACAGCAACGTGTATAGCAAAGTCTTCCCGACTAGTTTCGCGAACTCAAGGACTTCACGTATTTAAGTCCGTTGTGACAAGAACAGACGCACATTTGGAACTGAATACTTTTAGAAAAAAGCAAGATTGCGCGCTAGTTATCAGCGGGGATTCTCTCGAAGTGTGTCTCCAATACTATGAGAATGAATTTCTGGAATTGGCATGTGGCTCCCCAGCTGTCGTCTGCTGTCGATGTTCACCAACTCAAAAAGCCGAAGTTGTTACTCTCATACAGCAGCACACTGGCAAAAGAACGGCAGCTGTTGGTGACGGTGGAAATGACGTTTCAATGATACAGGCAGCGGATGCTG GTATCGGCTTGGAGGGTTTGGAAGGACGTCAGGCGTCTTTAGCTgctgatttttcaattcctcAATTTAGTCATCTTTCTACATTGTTGCTCGTTCATGGCAGACGAAGTTACAAGCGATCTGCTGCTCTGAGTCAATTCGTCATCCATCGTGGCTTGATTATTTCTACAATGCAGGCTGTGTTTTCGGCGGTTTTCTATCTGTCGTCTGTGGCGTTGTATCAGGGATTCTTGATGGTCGG CTACGCAACGATTTACACGATGTTCCCTGTGTTTTCATTGGTATTGGATAAGGATGTGTCCGAAAAAATTGCACTTACCTATCCAGAGCTTTATAAAGATCTTAGTAAAGGACGTTGTCTGTCTTATAAAACATTCTTTATGTGGATTTTGATCAGTATATATCAAG GGGGGGTCATAATGTACGGTGCCCTCATCATGTTCGAAGATGAATTCATCCACATTGTGGCTATTAGCTTCTCAGCATTGGTATTAACAGAATTAATTATGGTGGCCTTGACTGTTCGAACCTGGCACAAAATTATGGTTCTTGCCGAAGTTTTATCTTTGGGATTATATTTGTTATCCTTGGTCGTGTTGAAGGATTATTTCg ATGCTGAATTCATAAAGACCACAGATTTCCTTTGGAAAGTACTAGTGATAACGTTGGTCTCGTGTATGCCGTTGtacattttaaaatttttgagaaaaaagttttcaccaCCGAGTTATACAAAGTTGACTTAA
- the LOC124406866 gene encoding probable phospholipid-transporting ATPase IIB isoform X3, which produces MCSPPCCRTTHELNSRLRICCTWMWRRCCRERELRARTIHIGQPLYEKFPTNVIRNQKYNVITFLPLVLFQQFKFFLNLYFLIMAMSQFLPDIRIGYLYTYWGPLGFVLTVTICREAVDDFRRYKRDKEVNAQKYYRIVRGSDTPELVPSSKLRVGDLVIVEKGQRVPADLVLLRTTEKSGACFVRTDQLDGETDWKLRLAVPATQKLDNDAQLFDIKASLYVEKPQKDIHSFIGTFTRYDGYSSEESLGVDNTLWANTAIASGSALGIVVYTGQETRSLMNHSAPRSKVGLLDQEINQLTKVLFCAVIGLALVMMCLKGFNGPWYRYMFRFVLLFSYIIPISLRVNLDMGKTFYAWCIQRDKEIAGTVVRTTTIPEELGRISYLLSDKTGTLTQNIMVFKKLHLGTVSYGQETFDEVTSVLKAYYSTPSSENSPIRVSTMSYGGKVRRSESTRIYEAVHALALCHNVTPVYDDSTVTNNLDTVSVETGDTGSIQSQTEADQHYYPTEQKPSYQASSPDEVALVKWTEEVGLALVKRDLVSMQLKAPNGQVLNYQILQTFPFTSETKRMGIIVREEASGETVFYLKGADVVMSGIVQYNDWLEEECGNMAREGLRTLVVAKKTLTEEQYLDFEARYNAARMCVSDRASRVTAVVESLEREMELLCVTGVEDKLQDRVRPTLELLRNAGIKIWMLTGDKLETATCIAKSSRLVSRTQGLHVFKSVVTRTDAHLELNTFRKKQDCALVISGDSLEVCLQYYENEFLELACGSPAVVCCRCSPTQKAEVVTLIQQHTGKRTAAVGDGGNDVSMIQAADAGIGLEGLEGRQASLAADFSIPQFSHLSTLLLVHGRRSYKRSAALSQFVIHRGLIISTMQAVFSAVFYLSSVALYQGFLMVGYATIYTMFPVFSLVLDKDVSEKIALTYPELYKDLSKGRCLSYKTFFMWILISIYQGGVIMYGALIMFEDEFIHIVAISFSALVLTELIMVALTVRTWHKIMVLAEVLSLGLYLLSLVVLKDYFDAEFIKTTDFLWKVLVITLVSCMPLYILKFLRKKFSPPSYTKLT; this is translated from the exons ATGTGTAGCCCCCCTTGTTGCCGCACGACGCATGAGCTTAACTCTCGGCTTCGAAT ATGTTGCACGTGGATGTGGCGACGATGTTGCAGAGAAAGGGAACTTCGAGCCAGGACAATTCACATTGGACAACCActgtacgaaaaatttccgacaaATGTCATCAGGAACCAAAAGTACAACGTCATCACATTTTTACCTCTG GTTCTGTTTCAgcagttcaaatttttcttgaacCTGTACTTCCTCATAATGGCCATGTCTCAGTTTTTACCTGACATAAGGATCGGCTACTTGTACACATACTGGGGGCCTTTAGGCTTCGTTTTAACAGTGACAATTTGCCGTGAAGCCGTTGATGACTTCAGACGTTATAAAAGGGACAAGGAAGTCAATGCGCAAAAATACTACAGAATAGTTAGAGGAAGTGACACACCAGAGCTTGTTCCAAGTTCAAAATTACGAGTCGGTGACTTG GTAATTGTTGAAAAAGGCCAGAGAGTTCCAGCTGATTTAGTTCTGTTACGGACTACTGAAAAGTCTGGAGCATGTTTTGTCAGAACGGATCAACTGGATGGAGAAACAGACTGGAAATTGCGTTTAGCTGTTCCTGCTACTCAAAAATTGGATAACGATGCTCAGTTATTTGATATCAAAGCAAGCCTCTATGTCGAAAAGCCGCAGAAAGATATACACAGTTTTATCGGAACATTTACCAGA TATGATGGATACAGTAGTGAAGAAAGCCTCGGTGTGGACAACACTTTGTGGGCAAATACTGCGATAGCCTCAGGTTCTGCGTTAGGAATAGTTGTCTATACTGGCCAAGAAACACGATCACTGATGAATCATTCCGCTCCAAGATCTAAAGTTGGTTTACTGGACCAAGAGATCAATCAGCTGACCAag GTATTATTTTGTGCGGTCATCGGTCTTGCTTTGGTAATGATGTGTTTGAAGGGTTTCAATGGCCCTTGGTACCGCTACATGTTCCGTTTCGTGTTGCTGTTCTCATACATTATCCCCATAAGTTTGCGGGTAAACTTGGACATGGGCAAAACGTTTTACGCCTGGTGTATTCAAAGAGATAAAGAAATAGCGGGCACAGTTGTCAGAACGACAACTATCCCCGAAGAACTGGGAAGAATATCGTATTTGCTTAGTGACAAAACGGGAACGTTGACACAAAATATAatggttttcaaaaaattgcatttgGGAACAGTTTCGTATGGTCAAGAAACGTTTGACGAAGTTACCTCTGTATTGAAAGCTTACTATTCAACACCAAGCTCTGAAAATTCTCCAATAAGAGTATCCACAATGTCTTATGGTGGTAAGGTCAGAAGATCTGAAAGCACAAGAATTTACGAAGCTGTCCATGCTCTTGCACTTTGCCACAATGTTACGCCAGTATACGATGATTCAACTGTTACTAATAATTTGGATACAGTAAGCGTAGAAACTGGAGATACAGGATCTATTCAAAG CCAAACTGAAGCCGATCAGCACTATTATCCCACAGAGCAAAAGCCGAGTTACCAAGCCTCGAGTCCGGATGAAGTCGCATTGGTGAAATGGACCGAAGAAGTTGGTTTGGCCCTTGTAAAACGTGACTTAGTATCCATGCAGTTGAAGGCGCCAAATGGACAGGTTTTGAATTAccaaattttgcaaacttttCCTTTCACATCTGAGACGAAAAGGATGGGTATCATTGTCAGAGAGGAAGCCAGCGGCGAAACGGTGTTTTATTTGAAAGGCGCCGATGTTGTTATGTCTGGAATAGTACAATACAACGATTGGCTTGAAGAAGAATGTGGAAATATGGCCAGAGAGGGACTGAGGACTTTGGTTGTCGCTAAAAAAACTCTCACAGAAGAACAGTATCTTGATTTTGAAGCTAG GTACAATGCAGCACGAATGTGCGTCAGCGACAGAGCGTCCAGAGTTACAGCAGTTGTAGAAAGTCTCGAAAGGGAAATGGAACTTTTGTGTGTAACAGGCGTTGAAGATAAGCTCCAAGATAGAGTAAGGCCTACTTTGGAGTTGTTAAGAAATGCAGGAATAAAG aTATGGATGTTGACTGGGGATAAATTGGAAACAGCAACGTGTATAGCAAAGTCTTCCCGACTAGTTTCGCGAACTCAAGGACTTCACGTATTTAAGTCCGTTGTGACAAGAACAGACGCACATTTGGAACTGAATACTTTTAGAAAAAAGCAAGATTGCGCGCTAGTTATCAGCGGGGATTCTCTCGAAGTGTGTCTCCAATACTATGAGAATGAATTTCTGGAATTGGCATGTGGCTCCCCAGCTGTCGTCTGCTGTCGATGTTCACCAACTCAAAAAGCCGAAGTTGTTACTCTCATACAGCAGCACACTGGCAAAAGAACGGCAGCTGTTGGTGACGGTGGAAATGACGTTTCAATGATACAGGCAGCGGATGCTG GTATCGGCTTGGAGGGTTTGGAAGGACGTCAGGCGTCTTTAGCTgctgatttttcaattcctcAATTTAGTCATCTTTCTACATTGTTGCTCGTTCATGGCAGACGAAGTTACAAGCGATCTGCTGCTCTGAGTCAATTCGTCATCCATCGTGGCTTGATTATTTCTACAATGCAGGCTGTGTTTTCGGCGGTTTTCTATCTGTCGTCTGTGGCGTTGTATCAGGGATTCTTGATGGTCGG CTACGCAACGATTTACACGATGTTCCCTGTGTTTTCATTGGTATTGGATAAGGATGTGTCCGAAAAAATTGCACTTACCTATCCAGAGCTTTATAAAGATCTTAGTAAAGGACGTTGTCTGTCTTATAAAACATTCTTTATGTGGATTTTGATCAGTATATATCAAG GGGGGGTCATAATGTACGGTGCCCTCATCATGTTCGAAGATGAATTCATCCACATTGTGGCTATTAGCTTCTCAGCATTGGTATTAACAGAATTAATTATGGTGGCCTTGACTGTTCGAACCTGGCACAAAATTATGGTTCTTGCCGAAGTTTTATCTTTGGGATTATATTTGTTATCCTTGGTCGTGTTGAAGGATTATTTCg ATGCTGAATTCATAAAGACCACAGATTTCCTTTGGAAAGTACTAGTGATAACGTTGGTCTCGTGTATGCCGTTGtacattttaaaatttttgagaaaaaagttttcaccaCCGAGTTATACAAAGTTGACTTAA